From the genome of Candidatus Chlamydia corallus, one region includes:
- a CDS encoding aspartate kinase, translated as MSKIVYKFGGTSLATAQNIHLVCDIICKDKPSFVVVSAIAGVTDLLVDFCSSSLEQRQEVLRKIEEKHEQIVQNLAIPFPVSKWTSRLFPYLQHFEISDLDFASILSLGEDISASLIRVVCSVRGLDLRFLEARSVILTNDSYRRASPNLDLMRAQWDQLELNQPSYIIQGFIGSNHLGETVLLGRGGSDYSAALIAELAKATEVRIYTDVNGIYTMDPKVISDAERIPELSFEEMQNLASFGAKVLYPPMLFPCMRAGIPIFVTSTFDPEKGGTWVYAVDKSVSCEPRIKALSLSQHQSFCSVDYNVLGCGGLEEILRVLESHGIDPELMIAQNNVVGFVMDDDRISQEVQEHLVDVLSISSVTRLHHSVALITMIGDSLSSPKVVSTITEKLRGFRGPVFCFWQSSMALSFVVSSELAEGIIEELHNDYVKQKIIVAS; from the coding sequence GTGTCTAAGATAGTTTATAAATTTGGTGGTACTAGCTTAGCAACTGCTCAAAACATCCATTTGGTTTGTGATATCATTTGCAAGGACAAGCCCTCTTTTGTCGTTGTGAGTGCGATAGCAGGTGTTACTGATCTGCTAGTAGACTTCTGTTCTTCTTCTTTAGAGCAACGACAGGAAGTATTAAGGAAAATTGAGGAAAAACATGAGCAGATTGTACAGAATCTTGCGATTCCTTTCCCCGTTTCAAAATGGACTTCACGACTTTTTCCGTATTTACAACATTTTGAAATCTCAGATCTAGATTTCGCTAGTATTTTATCTTTAGGAGAAGATATTTCAGCTTCTCTTATTCGTGTTGTTTGTAGCGTTCGTGGATTGGATTTAAGATTTCTAGAGGCACGTAGTGTCATCCTAACAAACGATAGTTACAGACGAGCCTCTCCAAACCTAGATCTTATGAGAGCACAATGGGATCAGCTCGAACTGAATCAGCCTTCTTATATTATTCAGGGATTTATTGGATCTAACCATTTGGGCGAGACGGTTCTTCTTGGGCGAGGGGGTAGTGATTATTCTGCAGCTTTGATAGCAGAACTTGCGAAAGCTACTGAGGTGCGTATTTATACTGATGTCAATGGAATCTATACCATGGATCCTAAGGTTATTTCCGATGCAGAGCGGATTCCTGAGCTCAGTTTCGAAGAGATGCAGAATTTAGCCAGTTTTGGAGCTAAAGTCCTTTATCCTCCCATGCTCTTTCCCTGTATGCGTGCTGGGATTCCTATTTTTGTTACATCAACATTTGACCCTGAAAAAGGAGGAACATGGGTATATGCTGTCGATAAGTCTGTGAGTTGTGAGCCAAGGATAAAAGCTTTATCCTTAAGTCAACACCAAAGCTTCTGTTCTGTAGACTATAATGTCCTAGGGTGTGGAGGATTAGAAGAGATTTTGAGAGTTTTAGAATCCCATGGGATAGATCCTGAATTAATGATAGCACAAAACAATGTTGTTGGATTTGTCATGGATGATGATAGAATTTCCCAAGAGGTTCAAGAGCATCTTGTAGATGTTTTATCGATATCTAGTGTAACACGTTTGCATCATAGTGTTGCATTGATTACAATGATCGGAGATAGTCTTTCTTCTCCAAAAGTTGTCTCGACAATTACCGAGAAATTAAGAGGTTTTCGCGGGCCTGTATTTTGTTTTTGGCAAAGTTCGATGGCATTAAGTTTTGTTGTTTCCTCAGAACTTGCAGAAGGCATTATAGAAGAATTACATAATGATTATGTAAAACAAAAAATCATAGTAGCTTCGTAG
- the asd gene encoding aspartate-semialdehyde dehydrogenase, with product MRIAVLGVTGLVGQKFVALLHKWYHDWVIAEVVASDSKYGQPYAAACIWQEPIGPMPQVIRTLPISKIEEVKSDVIVSFLPASAESMEAYCLSQGKIVFSNASTYRMHSSVPIIIPEINSDHFRLLEEQPYRGKIITSPNCCVSGIALALAPLRKFSIDHVHIVTLQSASGAGYPGVPSLDLLANTVPHIVGEEEKILRETLKILGDSKEPLSFKLSVTVHRVPVAYGHTLSLHVTFSQDVDLEEIVHCYQEKNKEFPNTYQLYDNPWYPQARKHLSHEDMRVHIGPITYGGDLRTIKMNVLIHNLVRGAAGTLLASMQNYFSNYLKRELCLR from the coding sequence ATGCGAATCGCTGTTCTAGGCGTTACTGGACTTGTCGGCCAGAAATTCGTAGCTTTGCTTCATAAGTGGTATCATGATTGGGTGATTGCTGAAGTTGTAGCGTCGGATAGTAAATATGGGCAACCTTATGCAGCTGCTTGTATTTGGCAAGAGCCAATCGGTCCTATGCCTCAGGTAATCCGTACTTTGCCTATAAGCAAAATTGAGGAAGTAAAATCTGATGTAATAGTTTCTTTTTTGCCCGCTAGTGCTGAGTCTATGGAGGCGTATTGCCTGTCTCAAGGAAAAATTGTCTTTTCTAATGCCTCAACATACCGTATGCATTCTTCAGTTCCTATTATCATTCCTGAAATTAACTCAGATCATTTTCGACTTTTAGAAGAGCAACCTTATCGTGGGAAAATAATCACAAGCCCTAATTGTTGTGTTTCTGGCATTGCTTTGGCTCTAGCTCCCTTAAGAAAATTTTCCATAGATCATGTACACATTGTCACCCTACAATCGGCAAGTGGTGCAGGATATCCAGGAGTCCCCTCCTTAGATCTTCTTGCGAACACTGTTCCTCATATTGTTGGAGAAGAAGAAAAAATTCTTAGAGAAACTTTGAAGATTTTAGGGGATTCCAAGGAGCCTTTATCTTTTAAGCTCTCTGTTACGGTACATCGGGTTCCCGTAGCCTATGGTCATACGCTTTCTCTACACGTTACATTTTCTCAAGATGTAGATCTTGAAGAAATCGTTCACTGTTACCAAGAAAAAAACAAAGAATTTCCAAATACCTATCAACTCTATGATAATCCTTGGTACCCTCAGGCTCGGAAGCACCTTTCCCATGAGGATATGAGAGTGCACATAGGGCCGATTACCTATGGCGGGGATCTTCGTACCATAAAAATGAACGTTTTAATACATAATCTAGTTCGAGGTGCTGCAGGGACTTTGCTTGCAAGTATGCAGAATTATTTTTCTAACTATCTTAAGAGGGAACTGTGTCTAAGATAG
- the dapB gene encoding 4-hydroxy-tetrahydrodipicolinate reductase: MGSSMRVGVIGCSGRTGKRIVSALQESSEYTLGPGFFRKSSLTLSQVIADNDVLVDFSSPVVTKAVVAELLLSPKPLIIGTTGFPGKDTEAYERLNQLTQIVPVVLCPNASLGAYMHKRLVIVLSQLCNANFDIRIRETHHRYKKDALSGTAQDLLDTIKQVKQEHWGEDYEAGNVDPSKKTIEIHSSRVGDIPGEHEVAFISCGEQILVRHTIFSRDVFGQGILSILDWLRTFSPQPGLYSPEDALELILRNEHCLLKKTADH; the protein is encoded by the coding sequence ATGGGGTCGAGTATGCGCGTTGGAGTGATTGGGTGTTCTGGAAGAACAGGAAAAAGGATTGTCTCTGCTTTACAGGAATCTTCTGAATATACTTTGGGTCCAGGGTTTTTTCGCAAGAGTTCACTCACTCTTTCTCAAGTTATTGCAGATAACGATGTTCTTGTTGATTTTTCAAGTCCAGTAGTAACTAAAGCAGTAGTTGCTGAGCTGTTGCTCTCTCCTAAACCACTCATTATCGGAACTACAGGGTTTCCTGGAAAGGATACAGAAGCTTATGAGAGACTCAATCAGCTTACTCAAATAGTTCCTGTAGTTCTTTGCCCAAATGCAAGTCTAGGAGCTTATATGCACAAGCGACTTGTTATAGTATTATCGCAATTATGCAATGCAAATTTTGATATCCGAATTAGAGAGACGCATCATAGATATAAGAAGGACGCTTTATCAGGAACGGCTCAAGATTTACTTGATACCATAAAGCAAGTAAAACAAGAGCATTGGGGAGAGGACTATGAGGCAGGAAATGTAGATCCCTCTAAAAAGACTATCGAGATACACTCTTCACGAGTTGGAGATATCCCTGGAGAACACGAGGTAGCCTTTATAAGTTGTGGAGAACAGATTTTGGTCCGCCATACAATATTTTCTCGAGATGTCTTTGGTCAGGGAATCTTATCTATTTTAGATTGGCTAAGGACATTTAGCCCTCAGCCTGGCTTGTATAGTCCTGAGGATGCTTTAGAGCTAATCTTACGAAATGAACATTGCTTGCTTAAAAAGACAGCGGATCATTAA
- a CDS encoding queuosine precursor transporter — translation MNTSYRKTLMFSYLSLTFALLLVLSNLVLSSKLIPTGFFSFTIPGGLILYPLTFLISDIVNELFGPKKARVMVFSAFIANLLASSIVQIFMFFPVVSPEIQTAWHCLFDLSPLRFLASLLAFIISQQLDIVLYSFLKNRTSSSLWLRSNGSTWISQIPDTFIVDTCILYFGMRLPFSQTLNIMFYSYIYKIIFCVFTTPLFYLAVNKIRKFLGITSQQIANTAHLINHL, via the coding sequence ATGAACACATCCTATAGAAAAACATTAATGTTTTCCTACTTATCTTTAACTTTTGCTTTGCTTCTTGTTCTGTCTAATCTTGTTCTTTCATCCAAGCTCATTCCCACAGGTTTTTTTAGCTTCACCATTCCAGGAGGACTCATTCTTTATCCCCTGACCTTTCTGATCTCGGATATTGTTAATGAGCTCTTTGGCCCTAAAAAAGCACGCGTTATGGTTTTTTCGGCTTTTATTGCTAATCTCTTAGCCTCTTCGATTGTACAAATTTTTATGTTCTTCCCAGTAGTTTCTCCCGAGATACAGACTGCCTGGCATTGCTTGTTTGATTTAAGTCCTCTCCGTTTTTTAGCTTCGCTACTTGCTTTTATCATTTCACAACAGCTAGATATCGTGCTTTACAGTTTTTTAAAAAATCGAACTTCAAGTTCTCTATGGCTACGCAGCAATGGGTCTACATGGATTTCACAGATTCCAGACACTTTCATTGTCGACACATGTATTCTATATTTCGGCATGAGACTTCCCTTCTCTCAAACTCTAAATATTATGTTCTACTCTTACATTTATAAAATTATTTTTTGTGTTTTCACGACACCTCTCTTTTATCTTGCTGTAAATAAAATTCGAAAATTTTTAGGGATCACCTCTCAGCAAATTGCAAATACAGCTCATTTGATAAATCACCTCTAG
- the bioB gene encoding biotin synthase BioB produces the protein MSEKTLPWSLEEIRQIYQTPIFELIHKANAVLRSNFPHSEVQTCYLISIKTGGCVEDCAYCAQSSRYQTHVKPEPMMKIVDVLDRAKRAIELGATRICLGAAWRNVKDNHQFDRVLAMVKSITDLGAEVCCTLGMLSEEQAKKLYDVGLYAYNHNLDSSPEFYETIITTRSYEDRLNTLDIVNKSGISTCCGGIVGMGESEEDRIKLLHVLATRDHIPESVPINLLWPIDGTLLEDQPPISFWELLRTIATARTVFPKSMVRLAAGRAFLTIEQQTLCFLCGANSIFYGDKLLTVKNNDTNEDAAMIKLLGLLPRPAFSIERGNPCHANNS, from the coding sequence ATGAGTGAAAAAACTCTACCTTGGTCATTAGAAGAGATACGTCAGATTTATCAGACTCCCATATTCGAGCTTATCCATAAAGCTAATGCCGTATTACGTAGTAATTTCCCTCATTCCGAGGTACAGACCTGCTATCTGATTTCGATTAAAACTGGTGGATGCGTTGAAGATTGTGCCTATTGTGCACAGTCTTCTCGCTACCAGACTCATGTAAAACCAGAACCTATGATGAAAATTGTAGACGTATTGGATAGAGCAAAACGCGCTATAGAATTGGGAGCAACTCGTATTTGTCTTGGGGCCGCCTGGCGCAATGTAAAGGACAACCACCAGTTTGATAGAGTCCTTGCTATGGTGAAAAGTATTACCGATCTCGGAGCTGAAGTTTGTTGCACTTTGGGCATGCTCTCCGAAGAGCAAGCTAAAAAACTCTATGATGTAGGACTTTATGCCTATAATCATAATCTAGACTCTTCACCAGAATTCTATGAGACCATCATCACAACACGTTCTTATGAAGATCGTCTCAATACTCTTGACATAGTAAATAAATCTGGAATCAGTACGTGCTGCGGCGGTATTGTGGGGATGGGAGAATCTGAAGAAGACCGTATCAAACTCCTTCACGTTCTAGCAACAAGAGATCATATCCCCGAATCTGTGCCTATAAATTTACTTTGGCCAATTGACGGTACGCTTTTAGAAGACCAACCTCCTATTTCTTTCTGGGAATTATTGAGAACCATAGCAACAGCACGGACTGTATTTCCAAAATCAATGGTACGACTTGCTGCAGGACGGGCCTTTCTCACAATAGAACAACAAACCTTATGTTTTTTATGCGGTGCAAACTCGATATTCTATGGAGATAAGCTTCTGACTGTAAAAAATAATGATACAAATGAAGATGCTGCAATGATCAAACTCTTAGGCCTACTCCCCCGCCCCGCATTTTCGATAGAAAGAGGTAATCCATGTCATGCCAACAATTCCTAA
- a CDS encoding aminotransferase class I/II-fold pyridoxal phosphate-dependent enzyme: MSCQQFLIEALAECKSKHTHRSLTLNSHLIDFTSNDYLGFASSPELRKEYGTKLREIEFLGATGSRLLTGHSRLCQRIEEQIAAYHGFESCLIFNTGYTANLGLLYALATYQDRILHDLYIHASIYDGTRLSKAQSFPFNHNDLHHLEKRLAIPHPGRTFVCVESVYSLHGSVAPLKAISELCEKYSAYLIVDEAHAIGVFGEQGEGLVSALGLQDKVLATVYTFGKALGTHGAAVAGSSILKDYLINFCRPFIYTTAQPPHALTAIELAYEHNKRASNQRNHLAELIHHFRSGAQKLGIQLMKDNETTPIQSICVSGSNLARLTALQIQKSGYDVRPIVSPTVKQKEELLRICLHAFNTKNETDLFLHTLEQIFLCNISSL; encoded by the coding sequence ATGTCATGCCAACAATTCCTAATCGAGGCTTTGGCAGAATGCAAGTCCAAACATACCCACCGCTCATTGACCCTGAATTCTCATCTCATCGATTTCACTTCTAACGATTATCTCGGGTTTGCATCTTCTCCAGAATTAAGGAAAGAATACGGTACAAAGCTTCGTGAGATTGAATTCCTGGGGGCCACGGGGTCTCGGCTCCTCACAGGACACTCTCGACTCTGTCAGCGTATAGAAGAACAGATAGCTGCTTATCATGGCTTTGAAAGCTGTTTGATCTTTAATACAGGCTACACAGCAAACTTGGGGTTGCTCTATGCTCTTGCAACCTATCAAGATCGTATTCTCCATGACCTCTATATCCATGCCTCTATTTACGACGGCACCCGATTAAGCAAAGCCCAAAGCTTTCCATTTAACCATAATGATCTTCATCACTTAGAAAAACGTTTGGCAATCCCCCATCCAGGAAGAACCTTTGTCTGCGTAGAATCCGTATATTCGCTTCATGGTTCCGTAGCTCCTCTAAAAGCTATCAGCGAACTTTGTGAAAAATATTCAGCCTACCTTATTGTTGATGAAGCCCACGCTATAGGGGTTTTTGGAGAACAAGGCGAAGGCCTTGTCTCAGCATTAGGTCTGCAAGATAAAGTCCTAGCCACAGTCTATACTTTTGGGAAAGCTCTAGGCACTCATGGAGCTGCTGTTGCAGGAAGCTCTATACTTAAAGACTACCTAATTAATTTCTGTAGACCCTTTATATATACAACAGCCCAACCCCCACATGCCCTCACAGCTATAGAACTCGCCTATGAGCATAACAAACGTGCTTCTAATCAACGCAACCATCTTGCTGAGCTCATTCATCATTTTCGCTCAGGAGCTCAAAAACTGGGAATTCAGCTAATGAAAGACAATGAAACCACACCCATACAATCTATTTGTGTTTCAGGAAGCAACCTTGCTCGACTAACAGCATTACAAATACAAAAATCGGGTTATGATGTTCGCCCGATTGTAAGCCCAACAGTAAAACAAAAGGAAGAACTTCTACGTATCTGCCTTCACGCCTTCAATACAAAAAATGAGACCGATCTCTTTTTACATACTTTGGAACAAATTTTTTTATGCAACATATCATCATTGTAG
- the bioD gene encoding dethiobiotin synthase: MQHIIIVGIDTDVGKTIVSSILATALKAEYWKPIQAGNLETSDSNVVHQLSGAYSHPETYRLRMPLSPHKAAQLDNVVIEETDIRIPKTTSTLIIETAGGFLSPCTSNRLQGDVFSSWPCSWILVSKAYLGSINHTCLTVEAMRSRNLNILGIVLNGYPEDEEHWLTQAIQLPLLGTLAKEKEITKTTINRYAKQWKDVWRRNQQEIKALSGTPLLNLH; the protein is encoded by the coding sequence ATGCAACATATCATCATTGTAGGAATAGACACTGACGTGGGGAAAACTATTGTTAGTTCTATCCTTGCTACTGCACTTAAAGCAGAATACTGGAAACCTATACAAGCAGGAAATCTAGAAACTTCTGATAGCAATGTTGTTCATCAGCTATCAGGAGCATATTCTCATCCCGAAACCTATCGACTTCGTATGCCATTATCTCCGCATAAAGCAGCACAACTCGATAATGTGGTTATCGAAGAAACGGATATTCGTATACCAAAAACTACGTCAACCCTCATTATTGAAACCGCAGGAGGATTTTTATCCCCCTGCACATCAAACAGACTTCAAGGAGATGTTTTTTCTTCTTGGCCTTGCTCTTGGATTTTGGTGAGCAAAGCATATCTCGGAAGTATTAATCACACCTGTTTAACAGTAGAAGCTATGCGTTCACGTAATCTCAATATCTTAGGCATCGTGTTAAACGGATATCCCGAAGATGAAGAGCACTGGCTAACCCAAGCAATACAACTGCCCCTACTTGGTACTCTTGCCAAGGAAAAAGAAATCACAAAAACAACAATAAATCGCTATGCAAAACAATGGAAGGATGTATGGAGAAGAAATCAACAAGAAATCAAGGCTCTATCTGGCACCCCTTTACTCAATCTGCATTAG
- the bioA gene encoding adenosylmethionine--8-amino-7-oxononanoate transaminase, whose product MEKKSTRNQGSIWHPFTQSALDPDPIKIVRGEGAYLYAESGERYLDAVSSWWCNLHGHCHPYITEKLCEQAHKLEHAIFANFTHTPAQELVSKLAPLLPEGLEHFFFSDNGASSIEIAIKIAMQYYYNQNKSKTHFVGFSNAYHGDTFGAMSVAGPTPTTVPFHDLFFPSTIISAPYYGKEELAIAQAKKAFAQENIAGFIYEPLLQGTGGMLIYNPEGLQEILKLAKHYGIICIADEILTGFGRTGPLFASEFMDVTPDIFCISKGLTGGYLPLALTVTTEEIHSAFVSQDRMKAMLHGHTFTGNPLGCSAALASLELTLSPECLEQRQMIERCHREFQKAHGSLWQRCDVLGTLLALDYPTEATGYFSKHRDQLNRFFLEREILLRPLGNTLYVFPPYCIQEEDLRSIYSYLQDALCLQPQ is encoded by the coding sequence ATGGAGAAGAAATCAACAAGAAATCAAGGCTCTATCTGGCACCCCTTTACTCAATCTGCATTAGATCCTGATCCGATAAAGATTGTAAGAGGAGAGGGTGCTTACCTTTATGCAGAATCGGGAGAGAGATATCTCGATGCAGTATCTTCGTGGTGGTGCAATCTCCACGGACACTGCCATCCCTATATCACAGAAAAATTATGTGAGCAAGCACACAAGTTGGAGCATGCGATTTTTGCAAATTTCACCCATACACCAGCTCAAGAACTAGTATCAAAACTAGCCCCTCTGCTTCCTGAAGGTCTAGAACACTTCTTTTTCTCTGACAACGGAGCATCGTCCATCGAAATAGCAATAAAAATTGCTATGCAATATTACTATAATCAAAATAAGTCTAAGACTCATTTTGTAGGATTCAGCAACGCCTACCACGGAGATACATTTGGAGCTATGTCGGTAGCTGGTCCGACCCCTACAACAGTTCCCTTCCATGATCTTTTTTTCCCTTCTACCATAATTTCAGCTCCCTACTATGGGAAAGAAGAGCTTGCAATTGCTCAAGCAAAAAAAGCCTTTGCTCAGGAAAATATCGCAGGATTTATCTATGAGCCCCTATTGCAAGGTACTGGTGGGATGCTAATTTATAATCCCGAAGGGTTACAGGAAATTCTCAAACTTGCTAAGCATTACGGCATCATCTGTATTGCAGATGAAATTCTAACTGGCTTTGGCCGTACGGGGCCACTTTTCGCTTCCGAATTTATGGATGTTACTCCCGATATCTTCTGCATTTCTAAAGGTCTTACAGGAGGGTATCTTCCTCTTGCCTTGACAGTCACTACTGAAGAAATTCATAGCGCCTTTGTCTCTCAAGATCGGATGAAGGCAATGCTTCATGGCCATACCTTTACAGGGAATCCTTTAGGCTGTAGTGCTGCTCTTGCTTCTTTGGAGCTGACCCTATCTCCAGAATGCCTGGAACAAAGGCAAATGATAGAGCGTTGTCATCGGGAGTTTCAAAAAGCTCATGGCTCCCTATGGCAACGGTGTGATGTTCTTGGCACTCTACTCGCTCTAGATTACCCCACTGAAGCTACGGGCTACTTTTCAAAACACAGAGACCAGCTCAATCGCTTTTTCTTAGAACGTGAAATCCTTCTTCGTCCTCTAGGGAACACTCTGTATGTGTTTCCCCCCTATTGCATTCAAGAAGAAGATCTTCGCAGTATTTATTCTTACCTACAGGACGCACTATGTCTACAACCACAGTAA
- the aroA gene encoding 3-phosphoshikimate 1-carboxyvinyltransferase has protein sequence MLTYKVSPSSVYGGAVIPSSKSHTLRAILWASVAEGKSVIYNYLDSPDTAAMIYACRQMGASIKKLPEALEIVGNPLAKFPKHTLIDAGSSGIILRFMTALASVFSEEVTITGSLQLQRRPMTPLIQALTNFGASFQFSSEKSTLPFTLSGPLRSAYSHVDGSDSQFASALAIACSLGEGPSSFTVIDPKERPWFDLSLWWLEKLNLPYSCSDTTYSFPGSSRPQCFSYHVTGDFSSAAFIAAAALLSKTPDPIRLLNLDILDVQGDKIFFSLMQGLGASIEYDNEEIIVFPSSFSGGSIDMDACIDALPILTVLCCFANSPSHLYNAQSAKDKESDRILAITEELQKMGACIQPTHDGLLINPCPLYGAVLDSHNDHRIAMALTIAALYASGDSCIHNTACVRKTFPNFVQILNIMKTRIEERYENYSVWSTHKRKIFAGESFS, from the coding sequence ATGCTTACTTATAAAGTTTCACCTTCTTCTGTGTATGGGGGTGCTGTCATTCCTTCCTCAAAATCTCATACTCTAAGAGCCATTTTATGGGCTTCAGTTGCCGAGGGAAAATCTGTAATTTATAATTATTTAGATTCTCCCGACACCGCGGCTATGATTTATGCCTGCAGGCAAATGGGGGCTTCCATAAAGAAACTTCCTGAAGCTTTAGAAATTGTTGGCAATCCTTTAGCAAAATTTCCAAAACATACTTTAATAGACGCAGGAAGTTCTGGTATCATCCTCCGTTTTATGACCGCTCTTGCCTCTGTCTTCTCAGAAGAAGTGACGATCACAGGGTCTTTGCAGTTGCAACGACGTCCTATGACCCCCTTAATTCAAGCATTGACAAACTTTGGAGCTTCTTTTCAGTTCTCCTCAGAAAAAAGCACCTTACCCTTCACTCTATCAGGGCCTCTACGTTCTGCTTACAGCCATGTTGACGGTAGTGACTCACAATTTGCCTCAGCGCTAGCAATCGCATGTTCCCTAGGGGAAGGCCCCTCTTCCTTTACCGTTATTGACCCTAAAGAACGGCCGTGGTTTGATCTTAGTCTCTGGTGGCTAGAAAAACTCAACCTCCCCTATTCCTGCTCTGATACTACCTATTCTTTTCCAGGAAGCTCGCGTCCTCAATGCTTTTCCTATCACGTCACTGGCGATTTTAGTAGCGCAGCCTTCATTGCCGCAGCCGCTCTACTTTCAAAAACACCCGACCCTATACGTCTCCTTAACTTAGATATCCTAGATGTCCAAGGAGACAAAATATTCTTTTCTCTAATGCAAGGCTTAGGAGCCTCTATAGAATACGATAACGAAGAAATCATAGTGTTCCCTTCGTCATTCTCTGGAGGTTCTATAGATATGGACGCCTGTATCGATGCTCTTCCTATTCTTACAGTCCTTTGTTGTTTTGCAAATTCACCTTCGCACCTTTACAATGCACAAAGTGCTAAAGACAAAGAAAGCGATCGGATTCTTGCAATCACCGAAGAGCTACAAAAAATGGGAGCCTGCATACAGCCGACTCATGATGGTTTACTGATCAATCCCTGTCCTCTCTACGGTGCTGTTTTGGACTCTCACAATGATCATAGAATTGCAATGGCATTAACGATAGCAGCTCTATATGCTTCTGGAGATAGTTGCATTCATAACACCGCATGCGTTAGGAAAACATTTCCTAACTTTGTTCAAATTCTAAATATAATGAAAACCCGAATTGAGGAACGCTATGAGAATTATTCTGTGTGGTCTACCCACAAGCGGAAAATCTTCGCTGGGGAAAGCTTTAGCTAA
- a CDS encoding shikimate kinase, whose amino-acid sequence MRIILCGLPTSGKSSLGKALAKFLQLRFYDLDDLVLSNYGGELYSTSTEIYNAYGDLGFSECEAHVLESLPLEDCVISLGGGTLMYEHSCQVIKNRGTLVFLSLELPLVYKRLEERGLPERLKEATKRKPLSEILTERVDRMKEIADYIFPVDHVDYSSESALEQACRDLITLLKS is encoded by the coding sequence ATGAGAATTATTCTGTGTGGTCTACCCACAAGCGGAAAATCTTCGCTGGGGAAAGCTTTAGCTAAATTTCTACAGCTCCGCTTTTATGATCTTGACGATTTAGTTTTAAGCAACTATGGCGGTGAACTATACTCCACATCCACAGAGATCTATAACGCTTACGGAGATCTGGGGTTCAGTGAATGTGAAGCTCACGTTCTTGAATCTTTACCTTTAGAAGATTGCGTGATCTCTCTTGGTGGAGGCACTCTAATGTATGAACATTCGTGCCAAGTGATTAAAAATAGAGGAACTCTTGTATTTCTCTCTTTAGAACTGCCTTTAGTTTATAAAAGACTCGAGGAACGTGGGTTACCAGAACGACTAAAAGAAGCTACGAAAAGAAAACCTCTAAGCGAGATTTTAACTGAACGTGTAGACCGAATGAAAGAAATAGCTGATTATATTTTTCCCGTAGATCATGTAGACTATTCTTCAGAAAGTGCCTTAGAACAGGCCTGTCGCGATCTCATTACCTTGTTAAAGTCATGA